The following are from one region of the Candidatus Margulisiibacteriota bacterium genome:
- a CDS encoding cation diffusion facilitator family transporter: protein MDNRRALFLALLITAIIFGVELVGGLLSNSLALLSDAGHMLTDTLALGLALLAAFFAVRPATKERTFGFYRLEILSALFNGVILSLISLYIFYEAYIRLLSPVAIKSDLMLAVAMIGLLANIGAAVILAKSSRDNLNVKGAFLHIVSDAVSSVGVIVGGVLIHFLGWYYVDPILGFVIGVMILRGAIRLVFESVNILLEAAPAGIDLHEVAATIKTVKGVEALHDLHIWTITSGLHAISAHVVVAEAEIKRTAAIISEINALVKAKYQITHATFQTECDSCPEGLLCYVEPVEKEHGHHH from the coding sequence ATGGATAACCGTCGCGCCCTTTTTCTGGCCCTGCTGATCACCGCGATCATTTTTGGCGTTGAGCTAGTCGGGGGGTTGCTCTCCAACAGTTTGGCCCTTCTGTCCGACGCGGGACATATGTTGACCGATACTTTGGCGCTTGGCCTAGCCCTGCTGGCGGCCTTTTTTGCTGTCCGGCCGGCGACCAAAGAACGGACCTTCGGTTTTTACCGGTTGGAGATCCTCTCGGCCCTGTTCAACGGGGTGATCCTCTCGCTGATCTCCCTTTACATATTTTATGAGGCTTACATCCGTCTGCTCTCTCCGGTGGCGATTAAGAGCGATCTAATGTTAGCGGTAGCGATGATCGGACTCCTGGCTAATATCGGCGCCGCGGTCATCCTGGCCAAGTCTTCCCGGGATAACCTGAACGTGAAAGGGGCCTTTTTACACATTGTTTCCGACGCCGTTTCGTCGGTCGGGGTCATTGTCGGCGGCGTTTTGATCCATTTTCTCGGCTGGTATTATGTCGACCCCATTCTCGGCTTTGTGATCGGCGTGATGATCCTGCGCGGGGCGATCAGGCTGGTCTTTGAGTCGGTCAATATCCTCCTGGAAGCCGCCCCGGCGGGGATAGATCTACATGAAGTAGCCGCGACGATCAAAACGGTCAAGGGGGTTGAGGCTCTCCACGATCTGCATATTTGGACGATAACTTCGGGCCTGCACGCCATCTCGGCCCACGTCGTTGTGGCCGAAGCGGAAATAAAAAGGACGGCGGCGATCATCAGTGAGATCAACGCGCTGGTCAAGGCCAAATATCAGATCACCCACGCCACTTTCCAGACTGAATGTGACTCTTGCCCGGAGGGGTTGCTCTGTTATGTTGAGCCGGTAGAGAAGGAACATGGACACCACCACTGA
- the rplA gene encoding 50S ribosomal protein L1, translating into MTHGKNYLAKAKLVNPEKLHTPAEAIALLPETKRAKFDETVDLAVKLGVDTVKNPSIRGSVALPAGSGKAKKVAVICRADRAGDALAAGAVEAGADDLVEKIQKGFLGFDVLIASPDMMGMVGKLGKVLGPKGLMPNPKVGTVTDDIKKAVSEFRGGKVEFKMDKSGVVALGIGKISFTADALQQNFRAVIAALIHAKPSGVKGVYLQSVSLSTTMGPGLKVNPRVAQDEVS; encoded by the coding sequence ATGACACACGGCAAGAATTACTTGGCCAAAGCCAAATTGGTCAACCCCGAAAAGCTCCATACTCCGGCCGAAGCGATCGCTCTCCTCCCGGAGACCAAGCGCGCCAAGTTCGACGAAACGGTCGACCTGGCGGTCAAGCTCGGTGTTGATACCGTCAAGAATCCCTCGATCCGCGGCTCCGTGGCGCTGCCGGCCGGCAGCGGCAAAGCGAAAAAAGTCGCGGTCATTTGCCGGGCCGATCGGGCGGGAGATGCCCTGGCCGCCGGGGCGGTTGAGGCTGGCGCCGATGACCTGGTCGAGAAGATCCAGAAGGGTTTCCTCGGTTTTGACGTGCTGATCGCTTCGCCCGACATGATGGGGATGGTCGGCAAGCTCGGTAAAGTGCTTGGCCCGAAGGGTTTAATGCCAAATCCAAAAGTAGGGACTGTGACCGACGATATCAAGAAAGCGGTCAGCGAGTTCCGGGGCGGCAAGGTTGAGTTCAAGATGGACAAGAGCGGCGTCGTTGCCCTGGGGATCGGCAAGATCTCCTTTACGGCCGACGCGCTGCAGCAGAATTTTCGGGCGGTGATCGCGGCCCTCATTCACGCCAAGCCAAGCGGCGTCAAGGGCGTTTACCTGCAATCGGTCTCTCTGTCGACCACCATGGGGCCGGGGCTTAAGGTCAACCCGCGGGTCGCCCAGGATGAGGTCAGTTAA
- the rpmG gene encoding 50S ribosomal protein L33, whose product MREIITIVCGECKRKNYTSTKNKKNTKERVELAKYCRWCKKHTKHKEEK is encoded by the coding sequence ATGAGAGAAATAATTACTATTGTTTGCGGCGAGTGTAAGAGAAAAAATTACACGTCGACAAAGAACAAGAAAAATACAAAAGAACGGGTAGAGCTCGCGAAGTATTGTCGCTGGTGCAAGAAACACACCAAGCACAAGGAGGAGAAGTAA
- the rplL gene encoding 50S ribosomal protein L7/L12 gives MAKVEEIITAVEGMSVLELADLVKKLEEKFGVTAAAPMMMAGAMAGAAGGAEVAVKEDFDVVLTATGDKKIQVLKVLRELTGLGLKEAKDLVDNAPKTVKDKLKKEEAEEMKKKLEAEGAKVEIK, from the coding sequence ATGGCGAAAGTGGAAGAGATCATTACAGCAGTTGAGGGGATGTCGGTCCTCGAGTTGGCGGACCTCGTCAAGAAGCTTGAAGAGAAGTTTGGCGTGACCGCGGCGGCGCCGATGATGATGGCCGGAGCGATGGCGGGCGCGGCCGGTGGGGCGGAAGTGGCCGTCAAGGAAGATTTTGATGTCGTGTTGACCGCGACGGGCGACAAGAAGATCCAGGTCTTGAAAGTCCTGCGTGAACTGACCGGCCTCGGGTTGAAAGAAGCCAAGGACCTGGTCGACAACGCGCCGAAGACCGTCAAAGACAAACTGAAGAAGGAAGAGGCCGAGGAGATGAAGAAAAAACTCGAAGCTGAAGGAGCGAAAGTGGAGATCAAGTAA
- the rplJ gene encoding 50S ribosomal protein L10 produces the protein MSEKAIAAKQVIVDDLKEKIARSSVIAVSDYHGYSVKDLTTLRKRLRAEGSDFCVAKNTLIERAVKESGFPDLVAGLRGSTAILFGYQEAVGPLKILFKFIKEAEKGDVRVGVVDKNVYDRGSLEAISKLPSREQLIGQVVGGFKSPLFGLVNVLQGPIRKLAYALVAIRKQKGGE, from the coding sequence ATGAGCGAGAAAGCGATCGCGGCCAAACAAGTAATAGTCGATGATTTGAAGGAGAAGATCGCGCGTTCCAGCGTGATCGCCGTGTCCGATTACCACGGTTATAGCGTCAAAGATCTCACCACCCTGCGCAAGAGGCTCCGCGCCGAGGGATCGGATTTTTGCGTTGCCAAGAACACCTTGATCGAGCGGGCGGTCAAAGAGTCCGGGTTCCCGGACCTGGTCGCCGGCCTGCGCGGGTCGACCGCCATTCTTTTTGGCTACCAGGAAGCGGTGGGGCCGCTCAAGATCCTCTTTAAGTTCATAAAAGAGGCCGAAAAAGGGGACGTCCGGGTCGGGGTCGTCGACAAGAATGTCTATGACCGCGGCAGTTTGGAGGCGATCTCTAAATTACCGTCGCGGGAACAGCTTATCGGCCAGGTCGTCGGCGGGTTTAAGTCGCCGCTGTTCGGTTTGGTGAACGTGTTGCAAGGGCCGATCAGAAAGTTGGCCTATGCTTTGGTTGCGATCAGAAAACAGAAAGGAGGCGAATAA
- the rpoB gene encoding DNA-directed RNA polymerase subunit beta, with the protein MAVRKKVFTDQKRVMEAPDLLELQRDSFKSFLEEGFTEELKAISPIKGFQGKLELSFTGKLSFGKPKYLPQECLIRESTYAMPVKVETRLLVKESKEVKSQEVFIGDLPMMTERGTFIINGAERVIVSQMVRSPGVYYRESKRNERTGKISYYATVIPDRGAWLEFETDAAGAIFARINRTRKIPIAMFLSAVGATEKETLDSLAEGEFRRRSLKECPILPHDEALIELYKRLRPGDPVTQEGAQVYLNNLFFNQRRYDLGRVGRYKMNRKLGIKVVEEKQTLTKEDLLAMVRYLVLIHTGEGLSDDIDHLGNRRIRAVGELLQRQIRVGFARLEKLVKEQMMIKGNEPVTPGQLINIRPLQAVIKEFFGSSQLSQFMDQTNPLAELTHKRRLSALGPGGLNRERAGFEVRDIHPSHYGRVCPIETPEGPNAGLIASLATYARVNKYGFIETPYRRVDKGHVTSRIDFLTADIEDLHKLAPCDIKLDKSGKIVEDQVPVRYKREFIFAAPSEVDYIGVAPEQIVGITSALIPFLEHNDANRALMGANMQRQAVPLLDPEAPIVGTGWEKKVATDSRSLVTAKNSGKVLKSDASEIVIQRSGTKDVYRLMSFGRSNQDTMLYQRPLVQSGEKITAGDVIADSAATDGGELALGKNVMVAMMPMEGYNYEDAIILSERLVKKDLFTSVHIQRLEIELRATKLGMEEITREIPNVGEDALAHLDDRGVVVAGSEVEAGDILVGKVTPKGETELPAEEKLLRAIFGDKARDMRDTSLRVPPGEGGKVIAVRVFSRENGDELPPGVHELIRVYLAQLRKVSIGDKMAGRHGNKGVIARIMPEEDMPYLPDGSPVDVILNPLGVPSRMNIGQIFELLLGHAGSILNKKYELPPFDEMIEEDASIKLIERELEAAAASKGLKWLDKTGKVELYDGRTGRPFGRKVAVGYMYIMKLIHLVDDKMHARSTGPYSLITQQPLGGKAQFGGQRFGEMEVWALEAYGAAHTLHELLTIKSDDVVGRSKVYESILKGKTMGRLGIPESFKVLIKELRGLGLDLKTMTEDGKEVNIDDESRVAGREATPQIFGRSGGGRSAD; encoded by the coding sequence ATGGCTGTCAGGAAAAAAGTATTTACCGACCAGAAACGGGTGATGGAAGCTCCGGATCTTCTGGAGCTGCAGCGGGACTCGTTCAAATCGTTCCTCGAGGAAGGTTTTACCGAGGAACTTAAAGCGATCTCGCCGATCAAGGGTTTCCAGGGGAAACTGGAGCTCTCATTCACCGGCAAGCTATCGTTCGGCAAACCGAAATATCTGCCGCAGGAGTGCCTGATCCGCGAATCGACCTATGCCATGCCGGTCAAGGTGGAAACCCGCCTGCTGGTCAAGGAGAGCAAAGAGGTCAAGTCGCAGGAGGTCTTCATTGGCGACCTGCCGATGATGACCGAGCGCGGCACTTTCATCATTAATGGCGCGGAGCGGGTGATCGTTTCCCAGATGGTGCGCTCGCCGGGCGTCTACTACCGCGAGTCAAAGCGGAACGAGCGGACCGGCAAGATCAGCTACTATGCCACGGTCATTCCCGACCGGGGTGCCTGGCTGGAATTCGAGACCGATGCCGCCGGCGCGATCTTTGCCCGGATCAACCGGACCCGCAAGATCCCGATCGCCATGTTCCTCTCGGCCGTTGGCGCGACGGAAAAAGAGACCCTCGACTCGCTGGCCGAAGGTGAGTTCCGCCGCCGCTCGCTTAAGGAATGCCCGATCCTGCCGCACGATGAGGCGCTGATCGAACTCTACAAACGGCTCCGCCCGGGTGACCCGGTCACCCAGGAAGGGGCCCAGGTTTACCTGAACAACCTTTTCTTCAACCAGCGCCGCTATGATCTCGGCCGGGTCGGTCGTTACAAAATGAACCGGAAGCTGGGGATCAAAGTGGTGGAAGAAAAGCAGACCCTGACCAAGGAAGATCTGCTGGCCATGGTCCGCTACCTGGTCCTGATCCACACCGGCGAGGGCCTGTCGGACGATATCGATCACCTGGGTAACCGCCGCATCCGGGCCGTCGGCGAGCTGCTGCAACGCCAGATCAGGGTCGGTTTTGCCCGTCTGGAAAAATTGGTCAAGGAACAGATGATGATCAAAGGTAACGAACCGGTCACTCCCGGCCAGTTGATCAACATCCGTCCGCTACAGGCGGTCATTAAAGAATTTTTCGGCTCCAGCCAGCTGTCGCAGTTCATGGACCAGACCAACCCGCTGGCCGAGCTGACCCACAAGCGCCGCCTCTCGGCCCTCGGCCCGGGCGGGCTCAACCGCGAGCGCGCCGGCTTCGAAGTGCGCGACATCCATCCTTCCCATTACGGCCGGGTTTGCCCGATCGAGACGCCGGAAGGCCCGAATGCCGGCTTGATCGCCTCGCTGGCGACTTACGCCCGCGTTAATAAATATGGTTTTATCGAGACCCCGTACCGCCGGGTCGATAAAGGTCATGTCACCAGCCGGATCGATTTCCTGACCGCTGATATCGAGGACCTGCATAAGCTCGCCCCGTGCGACATCAAGCTCGACAAGAGCGGAAAGATCGTCGAGGACCAGGTGCCGGTCCGTTACAAGCGAGAATTCATCTTTGCCGCCCCCTCGGAAGTCGATTATATCGGCGTGGCGCCGGAACAGATCGTCGGTATCACTTCCGCTCTTATCCCTTTCTTGGAACACAATGACGCCAACCGCGCCCTGATGGGGGCTAACATGCAACGCCAGGCCGTGCCGTTGCTCGATCCCGAAGCGCCGATCGTCGGGACCGGCTGGGAGAAGAAAGTGGCGACCGATTCGCGCAGCCTGGTCACCGCCAAGAATTCGGGCAAGGTCCTTAAATCCGATGCCAGCGAGATAGTCATCCAGCGCTCCGGGACCAAGGATGTTTACCGTCTGATGAGTTTCGGCCGGAGCAACCAGGATACGATGCTTTACCAGCGTCCGCTTGTCCAGTCGGGGGAGAAGATTACGGCCGGCGATGTCATCGCCGACAGCGCGGCGACCGACGGCGGCGAACTGGCCCTCGGCAAGAACGTTATGGTCGCCATGATGCCGATGGAAGGTTATAACTATGAAGACGCCATTATCCTGTCGGAACGCCTGGTCAAGAAAGACCTCTTTACTTCCGTCCACATCCAGCGCTTGGAGATCGAGCTTCGGGCGACCAAGTTGGGGATGGAAGAGATCACTCGCGAGATCCCTAACGTTGGAGAGGACGCGCTAGCTCATCTCGATGACCGCGGTGTCGTCGTGGCCGGTTCTGAGGTGGAAGCGGGCGATATCCTGGTCGGCAAAGTAACCCCGAAAGGTGAGACCGAGCTGCCGGCCGAAGAAAAACTCCTCCGGGCGATCTTTGGCGACAAGGCGCGCGACATGAGAGACACTTCACTCCGCGTCCCGCCGGGCGAAGGGGGCAAGGTCATTGCCGTCCGCGTTTTCTCGCGGGAAAATGGTGACGAGCTCCCGCCGGGCGTGCATGAATTGATCAGGGTTTATCTGGCCCAGTTACGCAAGGTCAGCATCGGCGATAAAATGGCCGGGCGCCACGGCAACAAAGGGGTCATTGCCCGGATCATGCCGGAAGAAGATATGCCGTATCTGCCGGATGGCTCCCCGGTCGATGTTATCCTGAACCCGCTGGGCGTCCCTTCCCGCATGAATATCGGCCAGATCTTTGAACTGCTGCTCGGCCATGCCGGTTCGATCCTCAATAAGAAATATGAACTGCCGCCGTTCGATGAAATGATCGAAGAAGACGCCTCGATCAAACTGATCGAGAGGGAGTTAGAAGCCGCTGCCGCCAGTAAAGGGCTCAAGTGGCTGGACAAGACCGGCAAGGTTGAGCTCTATGACGGGCGGACCGGCCGGCCGTTCGGCCGCAAGGTCGCTGTTGGTTATATGTACATCATGAAGCTTATCCACCTGGTCGATGACAAGATGCACGCCCGCTCGACCGGGCCTTATTCCCTGATCACCCAGCAGCCGCTCGGCGGTAAGGCCCAGTTCGGCGGCCAACGCTTCGGTGAAATGGAGGTCTGGGCGCTGGAAGCCTACGGCGCGGCGCATACCCTGCACGAATTGTTGACCATCAAGTCAGACGACGTGGTCGGCCGTTCCAAGGTTTACGAATCGATCCTCAAGGGGAAGACCATGGGCCGGCTCGGCATTCCGGAGTCGTTCAAGGTCTTGATCAAAGAATTACGCGGCTTGGGGCTCGACCTCAAGACGATGACCGAAGATGGTAAAGAGGTCAATATTGATGATGAATCCCGGGTCGCCGGCCGTGAGGCGACACCGCAGATTTTTGGCCGATCAGGGGGAGGCAGAAGTGCCGATTAA
- the rplK gene encoding 50S ribosomal protein L11: MAKELHVKVKLQIPAGKANPAPPIGPALGQHGINIMEFCKQYNAATKDKGDSIVPVEISVYKDRTFTFILKTPPVADLLRKAAGVEKGSGVPNKNKVGKVSPAKVREIAAIKLPDLNANDLEAAAKIVAGTARSMGIVIE; the protein is encoded by the coding sequence ATGGCAAAAGAATTACACGTAAAAGTTAAATTGCAGATACCGGCCGGGAAAGCTAACCCGGCGCCGCCGATCGGCCCCGCTCTTGGCCAGCACGGCATCAACATCATGGAATTCTGTAAGCAGTATAATGCCGCGACCAAAGACAAGGGGGACTCCATTGTCCCGGTCGAGATCTCGGTCTACAAGGACCGCACCTTCACCTTTATTCTCAAGACGCCGCCTGTCGCCGACCTCCTGCGCAAAGCCGCCGGGGTGGAAAAGGGTTCCGGCGTGCCGAACAAGAACAAAGTTGGCAAGGTCTCCCCGGCCAAAGTGCGGGAGATCGCCGCGATCAAACTTCCTGACCTTAACGCCAACGACCTCGAAGCGGCGGCCAAGATCGTCGCCGGTACGGCCCGCAGCATGGGGATAGTGATCGAATGA
- a CDS encoding ATP-binding cassette domain-containing protein, with amino-acid sequence MDTTTDIIKVDKLTKKFNDLIAVNGISFSVKSGEVFGFLGPNGAGKTTTISVLCTLLRPTSGTAHVACCDVTKEPNRVRREIGIIFQDPSLDDRLTAEDNLRFHGFLYNMDRKRIKERIPEVLNLVELYDRRGEFVRKFSGGMKRRLEIARGLLHQPKLLFLDEPTLGLDPQTRLHIWEYILKMRQESGLSIFMTTHYMQEAEVCDRIAVIDHGQIVDIDTPVNLKSKYGESTLEGVFLKITGREIRAQGGESSWSQWMRRT; translated from the coding sequence ATGGACACCACCACTGATATTATCAAAGTCGATAAGCTGACCAAAAAATTCAATGACCTGATCGCTGTTAACGGCATCTCGTTTTCGGTCAAATCGGGTGAGGTCTTTGGCTTCCTGGGGCCGAACGGGGCAGGGAAGACGACGACGATCAGCGTTCTCTGCACGCTGTTGCGGCCAACTTCCGGCACGGCGCATGTTGCCTGTTGCGATGTGACCAAAGAGCCGAACCGGGTCCGCCGCGAGATCGGCATCATCTTTCAGGACCCGTCACTCGACGATCGGTTGACCGCCGAGGATAACCTCCGCTTTCATGGTTTTTTATATAATATGGACAGAAAACGGATCAAGGAGCGGATCCCCGAAGTACTCAACCTGGTGGAGTTATATGACCGGCGGGGTGAATTCGTCCGCAAATTCTCCGGCGGGATGAAGCGGCGGCTGGAGATCGCCCGCGGTCTTCTCCATCAGCCCAAGCTGTTGTTTTTGGATGAGCCGACCCTGGGGCTCGATCCCCAGACCCGCTTACATATCTGGGAGTACATATTAAAGATGCGGCAGGAGAGCGGCCTCTCGATCTTTATGACGACCCACTACATGCAGGAAGCCGAGGTTTGCGACCGGATCGCGGTCATCGACCACGGCCAGATCGTCGACATCGACACGCCGGTTAACCTGAAAAGCAAATACGGCGAGAGCACGCTGGAAGGGGTTTTCCTCAAGATCACCGGGCGGGAGATCAGGGCGCAGGGGGGTGAGTCGTCCTGGTCGCAATGGATGAGGCGGACATGA
- the nusG gene encoding transcription termination/antitermination protein NusG: MEENITPENQEDQAPPTGEPAEAADVAPVEPPAEPVAGPIEVEPPAAPEAAAAEAKTPAAKPVAGERKWYVIQTFTGQEDKAKKALEQTIIDEGLKDRVFQVLVPVEDVVEIKGGKRVERVNKMFPGYVFLDMVLDDTTWYMIRQTNGVARFIGSKVQPTPVSEKEMQRVLKQLGKQERLEVSFERGEGVRVISGPFRGYTGTIDEINSEKGKMKVLINIFGRDTPVEVNFEHAQKIN, translated from the coding sequence ATGGAAGAAAACATTACGCCGGAAAACCAGGAAGACCAAGCGCCGCCGACGGGAGAGCCCGCGGAGGCTGCTGACGTTGCCCCGGTAGAGCCTCCGGCCGAACCGGTCGCCGGTCCAATTGAAGTTGAGCCGCCAGCCGCTCCCGAGGCTGCGGCCGCGGAGGCCAAGACGCCGGCCGCCAAGCCGGTAGCTGGCGAGAGAAAATGGTACGTTATCCAGACCTTCACCGGTCAGGAAGACAAGGCAAAAAAAGCTCTGGAGCAGACGATCATCGACGAAGGGTTGAAGGACCGGGTCTTCCAGGTGCTGGTCCCGGTCGAAGATGTGGTCGAGATCAAGGGCGGGAAAAGGGTCGAGCGGGTGAACAAGATGTTCCCCGGTTACGTTTTTCTCGACATGGTCTTAGACGATACCACTTGGTACATGATCCGGCAGACGAACGGCGTGGCGCGCTTCATCGGTTCCAAGGTCCAGCCGACGCCGGTCTCGGAAAAAGAGATGCAGAGGGTACTCAAACAGCTCGGGAAGCAAGAGCGGCTTGAGGTCTCCTTCGAGCGCGGGGAAGGGGTCAGGGTCATTTCCGGTCCGTTCCGGGGTTATACCGGGACGATCGACGAGATCAATTCGGAAAAGGGCAAGATGAAAGTGCTGATCAATATTTTCGGCCGGGACACGCCGGTCGAGGTCAATTTTGAGCACGCCCAGAAGATAAATTAG
- a CDS encoding ABC transporter permease, with translation MDEADMIGDFWAIYILWLRDLKRYWYDKPRIVASLGQPLLFLFVLGTALSPNFQGPANINFSEFIFPGILAMTVLFTSIFSAISIVWDREFGFLKEVLVAPVSRWAIVVGKALGGSTVAVIQGSIMLTLAPLVGVALTPIIVLKTVLAMALIAFAVSSLGIVIAARMKEMEGFQMVVNFLIMPLFFLSGALFPLDRLPAWLTLLTRIDPLTYGVDLLRGFMLGINTLPLTQDLLVILGFCLVMIATAVFEFNLAD, from the coding sequence ATGGATGAGGCGGACATGATCGGGGACTTTTGGGCGATCTACATCCTCTGGTTGCGCGATCTCAAGCGCTACTGGTATGACAAACCGCGGATCGTCGCTTCTTTGGGACAACCGTTATTGTTCCTTTTCGTTCTGGGGACCGCCTTGTCGCCTAATTTTCAGGGCCCGGCCAACATTAATTTCTCCGAGTTCATTTTCCCCGGTATCCTGGCGATGACCGTTCTTTTCACCTCGATCTTTTCGGCTATCTCGATCGTCTGGGACAGGGAATTCGGTTTCCTCAAGGAAGTCCTGGTCGCGCCGGTCTCGCGCTGGGCGATCGTGGTGGGGAAAGCACTGGGCGGTTCCACGGTGGCGGTCATCCAGGGGAGCATCATGCTGACCCTGGCCCCGTTGGTCGGGGTGGCCCTTACGCCGATCATCGTCCTAAAAACGGTCCTGGCCATGGCCCTGATCGCTTTTGCCGTTTCATCCCTCGGGATCGTTATTGCCGCCCGGATGAAGGAGATGGAAGGGTTCCAGATGGTCGTTAATTTCCTGATCATGCCGCTCTTCTTCCTCTCCGGGGCGCTTTTCCCGCTAGACCGGTTACCGGCCTGGTTAACCTTGCTGACGAGGATCGACCCCCTGACTTATGGCGTTGATCTCCTGCGCGGCTTTATGCTCGGGATAAATACCCTGCCGCTAACGCAGGACCTGCTTGTTATCCTTGGCTTCTGCCTGGTGATGATCGCGACCGCGGTCTTTGAGTTCAATCTAGCCGATTAA
- the secE gene encoding preprotein translocase subunit SecE, which translates to MKEKIQSYLKETVSEMKKVVWPDRRYVTVATVIILTLVILTALFLMLVDFVFAELFKVLLR; encoded by the coding sequence ATGAAGGAAAAGATCCAGTCGTACCTGAAAGAGACCGTGTCCGAGATGAAGAAGGTGGTCTGGCCTGATCGCCGTTACGTGACCGTGGCGACCGTGATAATCCTGACCCTGGTCATCCTGACCGCCTTGTTCCTGATGCTGGTCGATTTTGTCTTTGCCGAGCTATTTAAAGTTCTGTTGAGATGA